The following proteins come from a genomic window of Nostoc sp. ATCC 53789:
- a CDS encoding DUF1565 domain-containing protein — translation MAQTFYVNPVSGSDTNVGSQQAPFKTITQALKVATVETKIQLADGNYNAASGEIFPLTVPSGVTVLGNETNTGKGILIEGSGTYLSRTFAGQNVTFVLLDKAELRGVTVTNLASRGSGVWIESTAPTVANNTFTNCKREGVFATGEANPIILGNFFSENAANGIAIAKNSKGQIQGNTCVKTGFGIAISDTASPILRDNKIYENRSGIVISGSARPLLRNNVSENNTDDGITVIGTALPDIGSTNNLGGNTLRNNGKFDLQNASSNKLVSIGNKIDASKVAGSIEFADSSVPTPTPTPTPTPTPTPTPTPTPTPTPTPTPTPTPTPTPTPTPTQTPTHPTHPIPTPTPTPTPTPTPTPTPTPTIELTDISNHWAGGFIRELVKLGIVNGFPDRTFKPDATMTRAQYAALLVKAFNPSPNRPVVKFKDVPADFWASKVIQQAYQGLFLSGFPDNTFSPNKNIQRVQVIVSLVNGLGLSADGTASIKAFDDQAKIPEYAKDEVVKAINKEIIVNHPNLKQLNPTRDATRAEVAAMVYQALVDAGRVAAIDSPYILTA, via the coding sequence ATGGCTCAAACTTTTTATGTAAATCCAGTATCAGGTAGCGATACCAACGTTGGTAGCCAACAAGCCCCATTCAAAACTATTACCCAAGCCCTCAAGGTAGCTACTGTTGAAACCAAGATTCAACTGGCAGATGGTAATTACAATGCTGCTAGCGGTGAAATCTTTCCGCTAACGGTTCCATCTGGTGTGACAGTGCTGGGTAATGAAACAAACACTGGCAAGGGGATTTTGATTGAAGGCAGTGGTACCTATTTGAGCCGTACTTTCGCTGGTCAGAATGTCACATTTGTGTTGTTGGATAAAGCCGAACTCAGGGGGGTAACTGTAACAAATCTGGCTAGCCGTGGTAGTGGTGTCTGGATTGAATCAACTGCTCCTACTGTTGCTAATAACACTTTCACCAACTGTAAGCGGGAGGGAGTATTTGCTACAGGTGAGGCGAACCCAATTATTTTAGGTAATTTTTTCAGTGAGAATGCAGCCAATGGAATTGCGATCGCTAAAAATTCCAAAGGTCAAATTCAAGGTAATACCTGCGTCAAAACAGGTTTTGGCATCGCAATTAGTGATACTGCATCACCCATCCTTCGAGATAACAAAATTTACGAAAACCGTTCTGGGATTGTCATCTCTGGTAGTGCCCGTCCTCTATTACGTAACAATGTCAGTGAAAATAACACTGATGATGGTATCACAGTAATTGGAACTGCCCTACCGGATATCGGCAGTACTAATAACTTAGGAGGTAATACTTTACGCAATAACGGTAAATTTGATTTGCAAAATGCCAGTTCCAACAAGCTGGTTTCTATAGGAAATAAAATAGATGCGTCTAAAGTCGCGGGAAGCATAGAGTTTGCAGATAGTTCGGTTCCCACGCCGACACCAACGCCAACACCGACACCAACCCCAACCCCAACACCAACGCCAACGCCAACCCCAACCCCAACACCAACCCCAACCCCAACCCCAACCCCGACCCCAACACCCACCCCCACCCAAACCCCAACCCACCCCACACACCCCATCCCAACCCCAACCCCAACACCCACACCCACACCAACCCCAACCCCAACCCCAACACCTACTATCGAATTAACCGATATTAGTAATCATTGGGCAGGTGGGTTTATTCGAGAATTAGTCAAATTGGGCATAGTTAATGGTTTCCCCGATCGCACCTTCAAACCCGATGCTACGATGACACGGGCACAATACGCCGCATTATTGGTAAAAGCTTTCAACCCATCGCCAAACCGCCCCGTGGTGAAATTCAAAGATGTACCCGCAGATTTCTGGGCATCTAAGGTTATTCAGCAGGCATATCAAGGTTTATTTCTCTCTGGTTTTCCTGACAATACTTTCAGCCCGAACAAGAATATTCAGCGCGTGCAAGTGATTGTCTCTCTAGTCAATGGGTTGGGGCTATCTGCTGATGGTACAGCATCTATTAAAGCTTTCGATGACCAAGCCAAGATTCCTGAATATGCCAAGGATGAGGTAGTAAAAGCTATAAACAAGGAGATTATTGTCAATCACCCGAACCTCAAACAACTCAATCCTACCCGTGATGCTACACGCGCTGAGGTAGCGGCGATGGTATACCAAGCTTTGGTAGATGCTGGTCGTGTAGCGGCGATCGACTCGCCTTATATTCTGACTGCTTGA
- a CDS encoding FUSC family protein, whose product MQLNRSNFLRSLIQPEPGKPAISNGLRAALALGVPMLIGQLINQRESGLFVGLMAYFVNLANVGGPYQIKAKAMVAATLGMAVSVFVGTLVAKILGLSVVLTFLWGLASGFASMYGNAGANVGLVVGVSFISTIAQPGNLEAALMRSLLCLIAGGWAMLLSLVMWPFRPYDPLRIALAGCFSGIANYIQAFLGKVTTPENILEIRQALETARTILGTGRIGKPARSWMDEQLLVLIQDGDRLLGSVIALTELLETHFKQQQYQAVQQLVDDALEQISVILQAIAKVISRKPASIDLGNLNRIYEALKEQESLQRKAIAGSETDYTTLVAFTNLVLMIEKLIKQLQYTAQTVKSLVEHNKMSRRDVDKLLVVEDEQRSLLSLLKDNLTLDSAIFRHALRISVTLTVGVIIYSITNLPMGYWVTLTSILVLKPNLGATFQRFFQRVGGTILGAVLAAILVATITSKTVLDIIILLTVFFGISLISVNYGYSVIFLSIFVLLIIDIGNPIGWQFAGFRVLNTLIGAGLAFASHYFILPNRERDRLPSQLATALRECHKYFWDVMAVYQGTKEHDSTIISQRRQTGLAIGNAQASFQGLLREPQMPKELVEPVMTLLVYMGRFTNSVTVLAVHLEHFRGTVPLPELETFVRQVSLMLEQLADSVQLEITPPPLPSLEETLQKIQPHLQALRTARIQELTVNQGHTPVRQAVIDYSILDLEIDQIVRRLTAMHSAMERLISTK is encoded by the coding sequence ATGCAGTTGAATCGAAGTAATTTTCTCAGGTCTCTGATCCAGCCAGAGCCAGGAAAACCAGCAATATCCAACGGCTTGCGAGCTGCATTAGCGTTGGGAGTTCCGATGCTAATTGGGCAACTCATCAACCAAAGGGAAAGCGGATTATTTGTCGGTTTAATGGCTTACTTTGTCAACTTAGCAAATGTTGGTGGTCCTTACCAGATCAAAGCTAAGGCTATGGTGGCGGCTACTTTGGGAATGGCTGTTTCGGTATTTGTGGGTACTCTAGTCGCTAAAATTCTAGGATTATCTGTAGTACTGACATTTCTTTGGGGACTTGCTTCAGGTTTTGCGTCGATGTATGGTAACGCTGGTGCAAATGTCGGTCTGGTTGTAGGGGTATCATTTATTTCGACGATCGCACAGCCAGGAAATCTGGAAGCTGCACTCATGCGATCGCTGCTATGTCTAATTGCAGGTGGATGGGCGATGTTACTTTCTTTAGTAATGTGGCCTTTTAGACCTTATGACCCGCTACGGATAGCTTTGGCTGGCTGCTTCAGTGGAATCGCCAACTACATTCAGGCATTTCTCGGTAAAGTTACAACACCTGAAAATATTCTCGAAATTAGACAGGCGTTAGAGACAGCACGGACTATTTTAGGTACTGGACGGATCGGAAAGCCGGCTCGGAGTTGGATGGATGAGCAGTTATTGGTACTAATTCAGGATGGCGATCGCTTGCTTGGCTCGGTTATTGCCTTAACAGAGTTACTAGAAACACACTTCAAACAACAGCAATATCAGGCAGTTCAGCAATTAGTAGACGATGCACTCGAACAAATATCAGTGATTCTGCAAGCCATAGCGAAAGTCATATCTCGCAAGCCTGCTAGCATCGATTTGGGAAATCTTAACCGCATTTATGAGGCACTAAAAGAACAAGAAAGTCTGCAAAGAAAAGCAATTGCTGGGAGTGAGACAGACTACACAACCCTCGTTGCTTTCACTAACCTGGTGCTGATGATAGAAAAACTGATTAAGCAGTTGCAATATACAGCTCAGACAGTTAAATCTCTGGTAGAACATAACAAGATGAGTCGCCGAGATGTAGATAAACTTCTTGTAGTTGAAGATGAACAGCGATCGCTCTTAAGTTTACTCAAAGACAACCTCACTTTAGACTCAGCAATCTTTCGTCATGCTCTCCGCATTAGTGTAACTCTCACTGTCGGCGTAATTATATATAGCATTACTAATTTACCAATGGGGTATTGGGTGACACTAACAAGCATCCTAGTCCTGAAACCGAACTTGGGTGCAACTTTCCAGAGGTTTTTTCAGCGAGTTGGCGGGACGATATTAGGAGCCGTGTTAGCAGCTATTTTAGTTGCAACCATCACCAGTAAGACTGTGTTAGACATCATCATCTTGCTGACAGTATTTTTTGGCATTTCCCTAATCAGTGTCAACTATGGCTATTCAGTGATTTTCTTATCAATATTTGTCTTACTAATTATCGATATTGGTAATCCCATTGGTTGGCAATTTGCTGGCTTTCGTGTCTTGAATACATTAATTGGGGCGGGACTGGCTTTTGCAAGCCATTACTTTATATTGCCGAATCGGGAACGCGATCGCTTACCCAGCCAACTCGCCACTGCACTGCGAGAATGTCACAAGTACTTTTGGGATGTGATGGCTGTTTACCAAGGAACAAAAGAGCATGACTCCACCATTATCAGTCAACGGCGACAAACGGGATTGGCAATTGGCAACGCTCAAGCCTCATTTCAAGGATTGCTGCGCGAACCCCAAATGCCCAAAGAATTAGTAGAACCAGTGATGACGCTGTTGGTGTACATGGGACGTTTTACTAACTCCGTGACAGTTTTAGCAGTGCATCTCGAACATTTTCGAGGAACAGTACCACTACCGGAATTAGAAACTTTTGTCCGTCAAGTTTCGCTAATGTTAGAGCAGTTAGCTGATTCAGTACAACTGGAAATTACCCCACCGCCCTTACCTAGCTTGGAAGAAACACTGCAAAAAATCCAACCGCACCTGCAAGCACTGCGTACAGCGCGAATACAAGAACTAACTGTCAATCAAGGGCATACACCTGTTCGTCAAGCAGTCATTGATTACAGCATATTAGATTTGGAGATCGATCAGATTGTCCGGCGGTTGACTGCTATGCACTCAGCGATGGAACGGCTAATTTCAACGAAATAA